The Cyclobacterium amurskyense genome contains the following window.
ATCCCTAATCAACCAAATGGCGGATAATTTTTATTTTGTTTTGATAGGCAGGTATTTTCCAACACAGCAATTGGGGTATTATTTTCAAGCGAATAGGATACAGCGGATTCCGGCACTTAAAATAAATCAAATTGTTCAACAATCCACCTTTCCTGAATTCTCTAGGCTTGCCTCAGACAAGACAGGTTACATCGCATTTTTTTATAAAAGCCTTCAAAATGCTTTGTTTTTCAATATGCTTGTGATGGGCTTGTTACTGGTTAATGCAGAACACCTTGTACTTTGGTTATTGACAGATAAATGGGCAGCAGCAGTTCCCTTTATCCAATGGCTCAGTTTGGCATCTTTTTTTTTGCCTGTGATGGCCTTGTGCAAAAATTACCTTCTCGGGGTTGGTAATGCTAAAATGCAGTTTAAAATAGTATTAGCCAATGTATTTCTTTTGATTATAGTAGCATTTATCACCATTCCCTACGGCTTGATGCCTTTAATTTATGGACAAATTAATGTTGCCCTTGCGACTGCAGGCATTTATTTACTGACCATCCAGTTTAATTATAAGGAAAGCATGGGCGACGTATGGCAATTGATAGCAAAATATACATTGGCCACCATAGTAAGTGCAATGCTGGTGTTTTACCTTCCAGTTCTATGGGACCTTCACTATAGCATTTCTATAATCCTTTCTACCTTTATTTTCACCACTGTCTATATTGTTTTATTAATACTATTAAAAGTCAATAATGAGTACTTACAAAAAATTAAAAATCTTTTTAAAATAGCATGATAGTAGTAGTGACCACCATTGCATCACCAACAAAATCGATGATAGGTCTTTCCGATTCCTTACAGAACGGGAATAGAATAATTGTCATTGGAGATAAAAAAGGTCCAAATGCATTTGATTTAAGAAATGCGGATTTTTATTCTTTGAATAAACAGCAAACCCTAAATTATTCCTTGGCAAAAATACTGCCTGTTGGCCATTATTCAAGAAAAAACCTGGGCTATCTTCTGGCTATGAGTCAGGGTGAAAAATGCATTTATGAAACGGATGATGACAACCAGCCAAACAATCTATGGAAAAAAAGATCTCTGGAAGTTAAGGCTTTGCAAGCCAAGAATGATTCCTGGGTAAATGTATATGCTCATTTTTCAGATGAAAAAATTTGGCCTCGGGGATTTTTACTGGACAGGATCAATTGCGAAAAATCACTGCCCTCAGTAGGAGAGCAATTGATTGATTTACAGGCACCAATTCAACAAGGATTGGCAGATAATTCACCAGATGTAGATGCCATTTGGAGGTTGGTAGCAGACAGACCCTTTTATTTTCAAAATAAACCAAGTATAGCATTGGCTAAAGGTGCATGGTGTCCCTTCAATACGCAATCTACTTGGTGGTGGGAAGCAGCTTTCCCTTTACTTTATTTACCCAGTTTCTGTTCTTTTAGAATGACTGATATCTGGAAAAGTTTTATAGCTCAGCGCTGTTTATGGGAAATGGGACATTCTTTGGTTTTTCATGCTCCTGAAGTTGTACAGGACAGAAACGAACATGATTTAATGCGAGATTTTGAAGCCGAAATTTCAGGATACCTGCAAAACAAGAAATTAACAGGAATCTTGGAAGAGTTGCCTTTATTATCTGGAACCGATAATGTCCTCGATAATATGATCACCTGCTATGAGGCATTGGTAAAAGCGGACATTTTCCCTTTAGATGAGCTAGGCTTGGTTTATGCCTGGGCAAATGATTTAAAAGAAATACAAAAAACCAAATGAAGAAAGTCTTAATAACAGGTATCACTGGAATGATTGGCAAGCATCTGTCCAAGTTACTGCAAGCGGAAGGCTATGCCGTAGCGGGATTATCCAGGGCCACTTCCGCTTCGCGTTATGAATCTACACCCAATGGATTTAAATTTTATCAGGGTGATATTTTGGACAATAAATTTCTTAAAACAGTGTGGACGGATTGGAAACCCGATATCGTTTATCACCTTGCTGCGCAATCTTACAATGGGGAGAGCTGGAAAGCAGAGGACACCACCTATTTATTTAATATCCAAGGTACAAGAAACGTTTTAGAAGCTTGTTTGGCATACAGCCCGGAAGCACGCGTGCTGCCTGCCTGTTCAAGCGCTTCTTATGGATTTGTTCCAGAAAATCAGCAGCCTATTCAGGAAGATAGCACTCCCCTGAGGCCCATCAGTCCCTACGGAGTTACCAAAGCCAGTATGGAAATGATGGCCAGGCAATTTTATTTCAACTATAAACTGGATGTCATTCTGCCACGCCTTTTTATACATGTTGGCCCTGATCATCCACCAGTCACAGCCCTACAAAATTTTGCCAGGCAATTGGCAGGTATTAAATTAGGGATCCAGGACCCGCTACTAAAAGTAGGTAACCTGAGTTCTTCCAGAGATTTTGTAGATGTACGGGACGGCGCCAGAGCATTGGTAACATTGGCCCAAATTGGAAAAAGTGGCGAAACTTATAATATTTGTACAGGCAAAGCCTGGACCATGCAGGCGTCCTTAGACAAGATTATCAACATTAGTGGTTTAAAGGTCAATGTAGAGACCGATCCTAATTTATTTCGACCTTCAGACGAAAAAGTGCTTTTGGGTGACCCCACAAAAATAATGGGATTGGGTTGGAAACCTGAAATTACTTTTGAAGAGACTTTGCTTGATATTTACACCAATTGGTTAAAAAGGTTAGAAAAATAGGCTATGAGCAAATTACCTTTTTCATTGGTCACCACTTGTAGAAATGAAATAAAGTCACTTCCCAGGTGGAAGGAAAATATTTTGTCTCAGGATAGATTTCCTGATGAAATTGTAATTGTGGATGCTTTTTCCAATGATGGTACCTACGAATTCCTTTTGGAATGGCAAAAGGTAGAGTCCAGAATAAAACTTATTCAAGCAAAAGGAAATGCAGCAAAAGGCAGAAACATGGCCATTAGAAAAGCATCCTATAATATAGTGTTGTCTACAGATATGGGGGTGCGGTTATCTGACAATTGGTGCAGTTCCCTCATTACTCCATTCGAAGAAAATGCGTCCATTGAAGTAGTGGCTGGTAGTACCTGTATTGACAAAGAAACGTTAAAGGGGCCAGTTGGCAGGGCCGAATTTTACATAGAAAATGGAGGGATTGCCAAGCTTGAGGAAGGTTTTGTTGTAGGAAATAGGTCAGTAGCCTATAGGAAAATTGTCTGGGAAAAACTTGAAGGATTGCCTGAGGATTTGACCTTTTATGCCGACGATTCGGTATTTGGAAGACAGGTAGTAGAGGGTAAATTTAAAATGGCATTTGCTCCTGCTGCCATGACCTATTGGGCAAGGCCTGAAAAATTAACTGACTTTTGGAAAGAGCAATTTAATTATGGAAAAGGAGAGGGTGAGGCCAACATTAAAAAGCCTTATTTTTTCAGGTTGTATGAGAATGGAAAACTCTTCTGGCCAATGGCAGTTATAGGCAATGCACTTTGGAATACCTACAAGCAAGCCAACTTTAAAGCATTGGGTAGGGCCATAAGGGTATTCGACATTTCAGCCATGCTTGTCCTTCCTGTATTGGCTTTCGGAAATGGTTTTTATAGAATTAGAGGTTATAAGATAGGCCACGAACATGGACAAAAAAACTGCATCGCATGTCGAAATCGATTGCAATTGGAATGGTAGTTCCTATTGTTCTTCACTCATTATTACAATTCTTTTATTGAATTTAATCTGAAAGTTTCTATTATAATTCCCGTTTTCAATGGCGCCGTACTGATAAAAAGGTGCCTGGAAGCTGTTTTTTCTCAAAAATTACCGAAAGGCACAGCGCTGGACGTTATTGTCATAGATGATGGTTCTACTGACGAGACGGTATCACTACTCCATAATTTTAGGCATCAAATAAAAATCTTAACGCAGACGCGTAAAGGACCAGCTGCTGCGAGAAATCTTGGTATACATCATGCTTCTGGGGATTTCTTGGCGTTTTTAGATGCAGATGATTATTGGTATCCTGATTTCATTTTGGAGACTACTGATTTTTTGATAAAACATCCCACAGCCATAGCAGTATCCGTAGGGCAGCTTCACAAATTCGCCTCCAATGAGGGGACTATACTACCAGCATTCCTTAGAAGTAAAGAGGCATTCAATACGGATGGATGGATGTTGAATGATTTTTTTCCTTTTTGGGCAAATCACAATCATATATGTACGGGTTCTGCTCTTATCAGGATGGAAGTGATCCATAAGGCTGGTGGCCAATTAGAGGACATGCGGATTAGCGAGGACCTGGAATATTGGGCCTATTTGTCCACCTTTGGTACCTGGGGCTTTTTACCCAAGGTTTTATTTGTCAGCGATGGGGATAAAGTGACTAGAAAAATTGGCTGGTGGAAAAAAAAGCAAGAGCGTTGGCATAAAGCCCCTGATCTTGATACCTGGGAAAAACGCTTGTTGACAAGGTTAAAAAAACCATTGTCTGAAAATTATCTTCTATGCAGGGCCAGGGTGGGTAAGAGTTTAGGTTATGCAGCCTTACTATCGGGTCGGTTGGAAACGGGCAGGTCTATTATTTTATCCTGTAAAAATCATCTTCCAAATGATAAGTTATCAATACTACTGAAATACGGTTCCAATAATAAACTTCAATGGTGGATTTTGTCTAAGGTTTTAATATACAGAGAGAAAAACAGAAAAATTTGAATGCTGTTGCAGAAAATAGGGTGAGTACAAAGATTGGTCTATTGGATTTTTTCTTTATTGGCGGCCTCCCAGGTGGAGTTTTTCTTTTTAGAAATTTATTGTATGTGTTGGTACTGCGTCAAAGAGAGGCTGGAGAAATGGCTACAGTGGATGCTTCTGCAGGTGTGCAGGCTGTATTTTTAGTGGTTGTGTTGCTCGTAGGGGTTTATTATTTTATTCATCATGAACTGATCCGATATTTTATAGGAAACTCTGCTTTCAAGTGGTTTTTTCTTTTTTATGGTTTGGGCTTAATAAGTGCTATTTGGAGTGTAGACCCCATACTTACGCTCTATCGGGCTACAGAGGCCATTGCCTATGCCTTACTAATATTTGCTGCAGT
Protein-coding sequences here:
- a CDS encoding GDP-mannose 4,6-dehydratase, whose product is MKKVLITGITGMIGKHLSKLLQAEGYAVAGLSRATSASRYESTPNGFKFYQGDILDNKFLKTVWTDWKPDIVYHLAAQSYNGESWKAEDTTYLFNIQGTRNVLEACLAYSPEARVLPACSSASYGFVPENQQPIQEDSTPLRPISPYGVTKASMEMMARQFYFNYKLDVILPRLFIHVGPDHPPVTALQNFARQLAGIKLGIQDPLLKVGNLSSSRDFVDVRDGARALVTLAQIGKSGETYNICTGKAWTMQASLDKIINISGLKVNVETDPNLFRPSDEKVLLGDPTKIMGLGWKPEITFEETLLDIYTNWLKRLEK
- a CDS encoding glycosyltransferase family 2 protein, with amino-acid sequence MFFTHYYNSFIEFNLKVSIIIPVFNGAVLIKRCLEAVFSQKLPKGTALDVIVIDDGSTDETVSLLHNFRHQIKILTQTRKGPAAARNLGIHHASGDFLAFLDADDYWYPDFILETTDFLIKHPTAIAVSVGQLHKFASNEGTILPAFLRSKEAFNTDGWMLNDFFPFWANHNHICTGSALIRMEVIHKAGGQLEDMRISEDLEYWAYLSTFGTWGFLPKVLFVSDGDKVTRKIGWWKKKQERWHKAPDLDTWEKRLLTRLKKPLSENYLLCRARVGKSLGYAALLSGRLETGRSIILSCKNHLPNDKLSILLKYGSNNKLQWWILSKVLIYREKNRKI
- a CDS encoding glycosyltransferase; this encodes MSKLPFSLVTTCRNEIKSLPRWKENILSQDRFPDEIVIVDAFSNDGTYEFLLEWQKVESRIKLIQAKGNAAKGRNMAIRKASYNIVLSTDMGVRLSDNWCSSLITPFEENASIEVVAGSTCIDKETLKGPVGRAEFYIENGGIAKLEEGFVVGNRSVAYRKIVWEKLEGLPEDLTFYADDSVFGRQVVEGKFKMAFAPAAMTYWARPEKLTDFWKEQFNYGKGEGEANIKKPYFFRLYENGKLFWPMAVIGNALWNTYKQANFKALGRAIRVFDISAMLVLPVLAFGNGFYRIRGYKIGHEHGQKNCIACRNRLQLEW
- a CDS encoding STELLO glycosyltransferase family protein — protein: MIVVVTTIASPTKSMIGLSDSLQNGNRIIVIGDKKGPNAFDLRNADFYSLNKQQTLNYSLAKILPVGHYSRKNLGYLLAMSQGEKCIYETDDDNQPNNLWKKRSLEVKALQAKNDSWVNVYAHFSDEKIWPRGFLLDRINCEKSLPSVGEQLIDLQAPIQQGLADNSPDVDAIWRLVADRPFYFQNKPSIALAKGAWCPFNTQSTWWWEAAFPLLYLPSFCSFRMTDIWKSFIAQRCLWEMGHSLVFHAPEVVQDRNEHDLMRDFEAEISGYLQNKKLTGILEELPLLSGTDNVLDNMITCYEALVKADIFPLDELGLVYAWANDLKEIQKTK
- a CDS encoding lipopolysaccharide biosynthesis protein, whose translation is MSQTIKRAVIWNSLEVFGNQILGISLTVILARLLSPEDFGLIGMVSVITMVSSVVIDGGIAATVIQKPELTKRGLSTLFFLNMALGTFVIFVVYIIAGPVALFFDEPRLVLLLQVLSLGYFLGSLQVVQYGLLARKMAFKTIGKIRITSQAIAGVVAVIMAFSGFGVWALVFQSLISVTLGTILFWRFGKWKPVLSFEWLVVREAFGFSGFLMLSSLINQMADNFYFVLIGRYFPTQQLGYYFQANRIQRIPALKINQIVQQSTFPEFSRLASDKTGYIAFFYKSLQNALFFNMLVMGLLLVNAEHLVLWLLTDKWAAAVPFIQWLSLASFFLPVMALCKNYLLGVGNAKMQFKIVLANVFLLIIVAFITIPYGLMPLIYGQINVALATAGIYLLTIQFNYKESMGDVWQLIAKYTLATIVSAMLVFYLPVLWDLHYSISIILSTFIFTTVYIVLLILLKVNNEYLQKIKNLFKIA